The Cucurbita pepo subsp. pepo cultivar mu-cu-16 chromosome LG05, ASM280686v2, whole genome shotgun sequence nucleotide sequence CGATGAAAAAGGATACACGAGTTAATAGTGCTGATAAAAAAGAGTACCATTGTAATCTCATTAGGCAATGATAACATCAACTCATCGGAATTGTATTCGTAAGCGTCTGGCGACACTTATATATATGTGAATGTATTTGATAGCCTCATGTAGATACAAATTCTCCTACACGTGGAGATACGTGAGCCTTGAGTAATTGTAAAAGTTGAATAACACTAACTCATCAAGTGTGGAGGTAGATCATGTCATGACTTGATTTTCAAGCGCTTCGAAGCACAGTTTGTGACATAATAAGTTGAtataagaatttttatttttttaagacaGAGACTcgaaattcttaaaatataaaactacacataaaaaaaaacgtacatataatatagtttaagtttaaatacaattaaatggatcagtaaaaaaaataaaactaggCCCTACAAAAAGACATAAAACCAATTGAGGTTTTCGAATCTAGGTTGTCTCTCTATGGCACCTGATTCAAACATCTTTGGTCCTCGACTAGCATCTAGTCATTACatgaaaaacatataaaaattagaGTAACTCAACAAGTAGCTTATAGCCTGTTAATTGTGTGCATGGATGTTACCTATAAATTTTAGACGTGTAAATCAACTTAAGTGATTGGATTCGAGAAATTTTTTGGactaattcaaaatattggGTAGTTTAATTGATGACTCGAGCAAttagaattgtgagatctcacattgattagagacgagaacgaaacattccttataagggtgtgaaaacttctccttagtagatacgttttaaattttttttagagaaagcctgaaagggaaaaccaaaagaggAAACATCGACTAACGGTGAGcttagattgttacaaatagtgtCAGAGACAAACATTGGACAATGTGCTAGTAAGGAGGCAGCTCTGAAGGtggtgccagcaaggacgttgaccttaaaagaaagattgggaggcccatatcgattggagaaggaaacgagtgtTAGTCGAACCAAATTCGGGTATGATTCGAGGTCGAGGGATCGGCGATAAGGAAGGGAGCAACAGAGCAATTTAGGGCGGGCCCCACAAGGGAAGTGCGGTGGACCCATTTGGATTTGAAACTCCATTTAAAGTCTTGTGAGTGGAGGATCCACGTAGAATGGTATGAGCTCTATCCCTTACTAAAACCTCCACGtcatcatttaaaaaatatatattataataaatcaaatccAATCCTTTCATACTCTCCCTTTTTCACCCCATAAATACCTCTCCTTCCCTCCACCTCACCACAAAAAACATGTCAATTCAATTCACTTCCATTCATGGACAGCAAGACTTCCATTATTCAAGAAAGCTCTTCACCGCTGCTGCCCCCTCCGCCCTCCACAACCCACTCCAATCCATCTCCGTTGGCGGCGGCGGTCCCGACACCAGCTTCGACACCAATGTCGTCATGGTCCTCTCCGTCCTCCTCTGCGCCTTAATCTGCTCTTTAGGCCTCAACTCCATCATCAGATGCGCTTTTAAATGCTCTCGAATTGTCGTCTCCCACGACCACCGTCCTCCCACGACCACCACCGCTGCCCCGACCGGAGTTCACAAGAAGGCCATCAAGAGCTTTACTGTTGTTCAATTCTCCCCGGAGCTCAACTTCCCCGGGATGGATAGTGAGTGCATTATTTGCTTGTCGGACTTTGCTGCCGGCGACAAACTCCGGCTGCTCCCTAAGTGTAACCATGGATTTCATGTTAGGTGTATTGATAAGTGGCTCACTTCTCACTCCTCTTGCCCTAAATGTCGTCAGTGTTTAGTTCAAACTTGTCAGAAGATCGCCGACGTTggctcctccacctccacctccggTCAACCGCCGCCTCCGGTTTTGAACTTAACGCCGGTGGATCACGAAGATCCGGTACGAATTTAAGGCAAAATAATAGGGATTAGGAGTAGAGTATGaaattgtgtgtatatatatatatatatatatattaaaatttctcaCAAATTCTaatgttcttcaaatttgtatggtgtttagaaaatttatagtgaattaaattataaaatatttaataattattatgaaaatggGTTGAGATAAATCtaagaaccaaacaaaatattaaaagaaaaaaaaagagaatgaaatagaAAGGCACTTTGAATGAATGGGAGATGAAGATGAGAGCACTAATACACAAATCATTGTATGGGGACTAAATTAATGGCATCAAAAGGATAATTTTGTACTATTTGTATTGCCTTTGCTTCCCAACTTTGGGGCCACCTAACGATTAACATTACCCTACACAATTCGACACTGACCCCACTTATTTCATACGTTTATCTCAAGATTTGATGCATTtttgtatgtcacgtgcattaAGATACTTCTTGTTATAATGAGTATGGACACATACATTATGATATCTATGTACCCCATGGTATTATGTGAGAGAAAGCTTATTTCTCTCTGTGGCTCTTGCAGAATAAGCGTATTTTTAACTTCAAACTTCATAAATAAGCCCATTAaagtttaatttgttttctcaaacgatttaattaaagtttgaatcatgaaatgtttcgttcttttaatgatttttaagTTCATCGATTTCAATAGTAAACTAGTTACTTGAATATAGATCGAGAAGTTTTATTTCAATCTCATAAAACAGTATCTAAGAAATTAGGGCAATACAACTTTCATAATACGCAAAGCAGCTGAGCGAACGATAGCTATTCGATCGCTATAGTCTTGCGATAGCGAAGGTGTGGTTGAGATTCTAAGTGAAAGTCGATGTGAAGGTTCAATGGGAATTTAGgagtatttttgtaattctcatttttgaatttattatttcgaaaatccaatttttgaaaaaaaaaaaaaaaacattttgtcCTTAGTTTTTGAATatcttattataaataataacacATAAATAGCCCATAGATTATGTATTATTCATACAACAGTAAGTTCACCTACCGTTACAAGCTCAACTTTGTGCTTCTAAGTTTGTTTGGGTCCAATGTTTCCTAGATTTTACTTCACGTGATTCAATTTCAACtacaaatttatataattacaCCAATTTCAATGCTTCGACTAGCACGTTAACCGTGGGTTAGCAATGGTTATAAGTATGATAAAAAGTTTACAAAGATTGATATTTAtatgttggattttttttcttttttttttttaaatattttgtgaattaggttgtaaaaaaaaaaaaaaaactcacacAAACACCACATGTGGGCTCAGGCCTTTGCGGGTTGGGCTTTGGCCCAATCCCCTCTCATTCTATTTGCACTGCCTTTTGTATAATTACGACAATGTTAAACTACGTTagaatgttattttttattgtggataatgaatttgttttcttgaatgattatagattaatttgtgtttgtttgtaaaCTTTCAATAGCTCtctatctaagatatattccctACCTAATGACTtgtggataatttttttttttttttttttttttttttatctttNtattgggttaggttgggttatcAATTCAACCAATGGGCACATTTGGGTTcgtccaaaaaaaatttctcctcAAGTCAATCTAACCCGACCCATCTACACaggtataaaataaaaaagggaaataaattgtgacaaataaaaatgaaataatggaaggaaatgaattaaaatcgggaggaagagaaaaatgaaataaagggaagggaaagaaaaggctGTCAGCCAGGTCACCCTATCTTTACTGGTGCTCCAAATCATTCACTCcaaattcttcatttcatctgaatttcatttacatttgCATTTCatcctttctttccttttttttctttttccatataAATATCCTCTTTTTTCCCTTCCTTTCTTCCACTACTTCCTTCTCTCCATTTTCGATCTCACCTTCTCGCCTTCGCAACCGAGAGAGACTGAGCCTGAAGAAGGAGAGTAGGCCGTCGATTCCTTCACTTTGCTCTCCGATTTTCCTTCatctttcttgtttctttagGTATGTTCTCCTTTCGATCTGCTTTTGTTTAGATCTCTTACTCTGCTTTTTATTCGAGATTTGGATTTGCTTTAGCTTccatttctgttttttttttcaatcactGTTATGAGCTTCGATCTGGCTTGATTTTGTCTGTTTTTACCAATGCCTGCCTTGATTTGTGTTGATCAGTACAACTTTTAGCTTCTAGCTCGTGGATTGTATCTTTGTTTAGTGCTTGTTTACTTCGTTCGTTGTTCTGAGTTTTTTTATGCGATTCGTACATCGGAATGCTGTTTCTTGCTGTACATGACTCTGTTCCTTCGTTTTTATTCCgttctccctctctctttttttcttttttttttttgttctgttgTCTTTTTGGAATCTTTTTGATTTGTGAGGAATCGGTGGCCTTTTGATGCGCATTTGCAACCAGTGGCTGTTCTTTGACAATTTACGtgttttttatacaaaatttatagtaCTGGAGCTGAGATCTTGTGTTTCGTCGAAAGTCGCCTGTAATTTTCCCGAtgcaatttgaatttttctagCATCGTTTCCATTGTCAATTTTTTACATGTGTTCTGCATGACTGGACTTCTGAAGAAATTTCATTAAGGATCTAGATTAATTTCCTTGTTCTGTTAATAAGATATGTGGAAAGTTGATGGAACTGAGGATCGATTGTTTGCTTACGTAGTTAATAGAATTTTTAGATTAAAGTCGTGCGGCTTACAGTTCTTCCTCGTGTATAAAATTCAATGTTTTTAGCCGTTTTCTGTTTATTTAAGATTTGGACAAAGTTAGAAGTTAGATGGGTTTCTAAAGTAGATGTATTATTAGGTggcaaatatttttatatgaactCTGGGCCTTAAATTACAAGGTGGATTGTCAATGTGCATAGCACAGTTGTGCTTTGAATTCTATGTTATATTTAGCTCATCTGTGTCAATTTGTGTCTTTCAGTAACTACAAAAGATGGCCGATGCTGAGGATATCCAGCCACTTGTCTGCGATAATGGAACTGGAATGGTGAAGGTTAGATTACTGACCTTAAAATGCAGCTGCAGCTGTTTTTCTTGTTGTAGATCTACCTACGTGCGCNctttctttccttttttttctttttccatataAATATCCTCTTTTTTCCCTTCCTTTCTTCCACTACTTCCTTCTCTCCATTTTC carries:
- the LOC111794349 gene encoding RING-H2 finger protein ATL78-like, with product MSIQFTSIHGQQDFHYSRKLFTAAAPSALHNPLQSISVGGGGPDTSFDTNVVMVLSVLLCALICSLGLNSIIRCAFKCSRIVVSHDHRPPTTTTAAPTGVHKKAIKSFTVVQFSPELNFPGMDSECIICLSDFAAGDKLRLLPKCNHGFHVRCIDKWLTSHSSCPKCRQCLVQTCQKIADVGSSTSTSGQPPPPVLNLTPVDHEDPVRI